The Planococcus versutus genome contains a region encoding:
- a CDS encoding DUF3427 domain-containing protein, translated as MNFLQNLEDSLYKGFINQAKPSGDRFKPTLLINNTKTNDTVLNSITEELDSCQSFLFSVAFVTESGLATLKTHLSDLNRKGIKGRILTSTFLNFNQPKVFKELMKINNVEVRLSSMKGFHSKGYIFSHQTHQTLIVGSSNLTAQALKVNYEWNVKLSSHENGELVHHFYQQFEEVWENAQPLTEQWITSYEQCYIPIEYRKELKNVAEFPEVYTENPLKEAINIKPNKMQEAALQQIQLVREAGNDKGLVISATGTGKTYLSAFDVRSFAPKRMLFIVHREQILQKAKSDFIRIMGGVESDFGILSGNLRETDARYLFATIQTISKEATLNQLDSQAFDYILIDEVHKAGAKSYQKVIEHFQPKFLMGMTATPERTDDFNIYELFDYNVAYEIRLQEALEEDMLCPFHYFGVTDVEYEEGVIDEATAFSKLITEERVAHLLQKINYYGHSGEKVRGLMFCSRKEEATKLSEELNRRGLKTVALTGQNSQEERILYVDRLENGIIDYILTVDIFNEGIDIPSVNQVVMLRQTQSSIIFIQQLGRGLRKHGSKEFVTIIDFIGNYKNNYLIPVALSGERSQNKDNIRRRMKDTSYIRGISTVNFEEIAKNRVFSAIKKSNLSDMKILREAYLELKNRIGHIPQLQDFIQHNSIDPLVIVQKYTTYHHFLLKLKEINPLVTVYEEQVLTMLSLEILNGKRLHEILLLELLIEKEQVTMDIYEQSIKSHNCTSNLETLASVQRVLDLSFFNQGPRKKYGSKPLVVFRENSIYFNEDIQESLKKNTSFRAMLMDLVMGANELSKNYKCDQALTLYKKYTRKDACRLLNWVSDESSTIYGYKTKHGSCPIFVTYHKNDAVESSVAYTEGFISPEIFKWSTRSNRTLASGEVKTIIDAAENNIDVHLFIKKDDDEGGDFYYVGQALPDKENIEQALMTDKNLKEIPVVHMHLALENTVESKLYHYITSEEN; from the coding sequence ATGAATTTTCTTCAGAATTTAGAAGACTCTCTATATAAAGGGTTTATCAACCAAGCAAAACCGAGTGGTGACCGTTTCAAGCCGACTTTACTGATTAACAACACGAAAACAAATGACACTGTATTAAATTCTATTACAGAAGAGTTAGATAGCTGTCAATCGTTTCTCTTTTCAGTAGCATTCGTGACAGAAAGTGGCTTGGCGACCTTAAAAACTCATTTATCGGATCTTAACCGAAAAGGAATTAAAGGAAGGATCTTAACTTCGACTTTTTTAAATTTCAATCAGCCTAAAGTATTTAAAGAACTTATGAAAATCAATAATGTAGAAGTCCGGTTATCAAGCATGAAAGGCTTCCACTCGAAGGGCTATATCTTTTCGCATCAAACGCATCAAACCTTAATTGTTGGCAGTTCTAATTTAACGGCACAAGCCTTGAAAGTGAACTATGAGTGGAATGTGAAATTGAGTTCTCATGAAAATGGAGAATTGGTCCATCACTTTTATCAGCAATTCGAAGAGGTTTGGGAAAATGCACAGCCTTTGACAGAACAGTGGATTACAAGCTATGAGCAATGCTACATACCGATTGAATACCGCAAAGAATTAAAAAATGTAGCTGAATTTCCGGAAGTGTATACTGAAAATCCGTTAAAAGAAGCCATCAATATCAAGCCGAACAAAATGCAAGAAGCTGCTCTTCAACAAATACAGTTAGTGCGAGAAGCAGGAAATGATAAAGGTTTGGTGATTTCGGCAACGGGGACAGGGAAAACTTATTTATCTGCTTTTGACGTCCGAAGTTTTGCTCCGAAAAGAATGCTGTTTATCGTTCACAGAGAACAAATTCTTCAAAAAGCAAAATCTGATTTTATTCGAATAATGGGTGGAGTAGAAAGTGATTTTGGAATTCTTTCAGGAAATTTGAGGGAAACCGATGCGCGTTATTTGTTTGCGACGATTCAAACCATTTCAAAAGAAGCAACGCTCAATCAACTAGATTCGCAGGCTTTTGACTATATTTTGATTGATGAAGTGCATAAAGCGGGAGCTAAGTCGTATCAGAAAGTCATCGAGCATTTCCAACCGAAGTTTCTCATGGGTATGACGGCAACACCGGAACGAACCGATGATTTTAATATATACGAGCTATTCGACTATAACGTAGCGTATGAGATTCGTTTACAAGAAGCGTTAGAAGAAGACATGCTGTGTCCGTTTCATTATTTTGGCGTAACAGATGTTGAATATGAAGAAGGCGTGATTGACGAAGCAACTGCTTTTTCGAAATTGATAACAGAAGAACGAGTTGCTCATCTTTTGCAAAAAATCAATTACTACGGACATTCAGGTGAAAAAGTGAGAGGGCTCATGTTTTGCAGCCGAAAAGAAGAAGCCACTAAACTTTCAGAAGAATTGAATCGACGAGGATTAAAGACGGTCGCATTGACTGGCCAAAATTCGCAAGAAGAACGAATTTTATACGTTGACCGGTTAGAGAATGGCATCATTGATTATATTTTAACTGTCGATATTTTTAATGAAGGAATCGATATTCCGAGTGTCAATCAAGTGGTAATGCTAAGACAAACACAGTCTAGCATTATTTTTATCCAGCAGTTGGGCCGTGGTCTTCGCAAGCACGGATCAAAAGAATTCGTAACCATCATTGATTTCATCGGTAACTATAAAAATAACTACCTCATTCCAGTCGCGTTGTCAGGTGAGCGTTCACAAAACAAGGATAATATTCGCCGCCGAATGAAAGATACCAGCTACATCAGAGGGATTTCCACAGTGAATTTTGAAGAAATTGCGAAAAATCGAGTGTTCTCAGCGATTAAGAAAAGTAACTTAAGTGATATGAAGATTCTTCGAGAAGCTTATCTAGAGTTAAAAAATAGAATCGGACACATTCCACAGCTTCAGGATTTTATTCAGCACAACTCTATTGATCCGTTAGTGATTGTTCAGAAATACACAACCTATCATCATTTTTTACTGAAGTTGAAGGAAATCAATCCGCTTGTCACTGTTTATGAGGAACAGGTATTAACAATGCTTTCACTAGAAATTTTAAATGGCAAAAGACTGCATGAGATCTTGTTGCTTGAACTGTTAATAGAAAAAGAGCAAGTCACGATGGACATCTATGAGCAGTCTATAAAATCTCATAATTGTACGTCCAACCTCGAAACTTTAGCTTCGGTACAGCGTGTCTTGGATTTGAGTTTTTTCAACCAAGGCCCACGTAAAAAATATGGCAGCAAACCACTTGTGGTTTTCAGAGAGAACAGCATCTATTTTAATGAAGATATTCAAGAAAGCTTGAAGAAGAATACGAGCTTCCGAGCGATGCTCATGGACTTAGTAATGGGCGCTAATGAGCTAAGCAAAAACTACAAATGTGATCAGGCGCTAACGCTTTATAAAAAATACACACGTAAAGATGCGTGCCGCTTATTAAATTGGGTAAGTGATGAAAGTTCCACGATTTATGGCTATAAAACAAAGCACGGTTCTTGTCCGATTTTTGTTACGTATCACAAAAACGATGCAGTAGAATCGAGCGTCGCCTATACAGAAGGCTTTATCAGTCCTGAAATCTTTAAATGGTCAACAAGAAGTAATCGCACCTTGGCGTCTGGAGAAGTAAAAACCATTATAGATGCTGCGGAAAACAATATTGACGTTCATTTGTTTATCAAAAAAGATGATGATGAAGGCGGCGATTTTTATTATGTGGGTCAAGCTCTTCCAGATAAAGAAAACATCGAGCAAGCGTTAATGACGGATAAAAACCTAAAAGAAATACCGGTTGTTCATATGCATTTAGCGTTAGAGAATACTGTAGAAAGTAAGTTGTATCACTACATTACAAGTGAAGAAAATTGA
- a CDS encoding glutathione peroxidase translates to MSIYALTTKLSNGEELQLNTVKDEVVLVVNTASQCGLTPQYEELETLYKTYKEQGFEIIGFPCDQFGGQEPGTDEEIMEFCTANFDVSFPIAQKTEVNGEAAHPLYQYLRSQAPADEKFDKAGVLQREDRDMVESSDIQWNFTKFLVDRKGNVVHRFAPTVEPAQIETIIEQLLADNQ, encoded by the coding sequence ATGTCGATCTATGCGTTAACAACAAAACTATCAAACGGTGAAGAACTGCAACTAAATACAGTAAAAGATGAAGTGGTCTTAGTCGTGAATACCGCGAGTCAATGTGGATTAACGCCTCAATACGAAGAATTAGAAACGCTTTATAAAACCTATAAAGAACAAGGGTTTGAAATCATCGGCTTTCCGTGTGACCAGTTTGGTGGACAAGAACCAGGAACTGACGAAGAAATAATGGAGTTCTGTACAGCGAATTTCGATGTTAGTTTTCCAATTGCTCAAAAAACAGAAGTAAACGGAGAAGCAGCACATCCTCTTTATCAGTACTTGCGTAGTCAAGCTCCAGCGGATGAAAAGTTTGATAAAGCAGGTGTTTTGCAAAGAGAAGACCGCGATATGGTAGAAAGCTCTGATATCCAGTGGAATTTCACCAAATTCCTGGTCGATCGTAAAGGAAACGTCGTTCACCGATTTGCGCCAACTGTAGAGCCAGCACAAATCGAGACCATCATTGAGCAGTTGCTAGCTGACAATCAGTGA
- a CDS encoding TetR/AcrR family transcriptional regulator, with protein MNSTEDRRILRTQKKLKTALLQLLKEKELYQLTITEVAKFADCNRVTFYSHYKDLNELLAAIVIDHLENLASDFRKSFQNLKRFSSTDVQRHLPIFEYIYQHQFIFQLIIKGEVLPGSQNQFCETLVQISATELQLEETSDLEIPSLNYFMTYGSLGFFFYWIQQDFKDSPKTMAGKLAKLHGKMYDGSVVLDQ; from the coding sequence ATGAATAGCACAGAAGATCGTCGCATCCTTCGAACACAAAAAAAATTGAAAACTGCCTTATTGCAGTTATTGAAAGAAAAAGAACTCTATCAATTAACCATTACAGAAGTGGCAAAATTTGCTGACTGCAACCGCGTTACGTTCTACTCACATTATAAAGATTTAAACGAATTGCTCGCAGCTATCGTGATAGACCACTTAGAGAATCTTGCAAGTGATTTCCGTAAGAGCTTTCAGAATCTAAAACGCTTTTCTTCAACCGACGTGCAGCGTCATTTGCCAATTTTCGAATACATTTATCAACATCAGTTTATCTTCCAACTAATTATTAAAGGAGAAGTACTTCCTGGTTCACAAAATCAGTTTTGTGAAACGCTCGTTCAGATATCTGCTACAGAGCTACAATTGGAAGAAACGAGCGACTTAGAAATCCCCTCACTCAATTATTTTATGACTTATGGCAGTTTGGGCTTTTTCTTTTACTGGATCCAACAAGATTTTAAAGATTCTCCCAAAACCATGGCGGGTAAACTTGCGAAACTTCATGGCAAAATGTATGACGGTTCGGTAGTGTTGGATCAATAA
- a CDS encoding (deoxy)nucleoside triphosphate pyrophosphohydrolase has product MKKRLHVVGAVIIKEDKILCAQRGMKKSLPGLWEFPGGKIEEAETPQAALKREIQEEMHCHVEIGEQVEHTVYEYDFGIVHLTTFYCQLVEGTPQLTEHIAIKWVNVHELDQLAWAPADIPAIEKLKQTYPAQR; this is encoded by the coding sequence ATGAAGAAACGGTTACATGTAGTTGGAGCAGTCATTATAAAGGAAGACAAAATTTTATGTGCACAACGAGGAATGAAAAAGAGCTTGCCCGGTCTTTGGGAGTTTCCAGGAGGCAAAATAGAAGAAGCTGAAACGCCGCAAGCAGCGTTAAAGAGAGAAATTCAAGAAGAAATGCATTGTCATGTAGAAATTGGTGAGCAAGTAGAGCATACGGTGTATGAGTATGATTTTGGTATTGTTCATTTGACTACGTTCTACTGCCAGTTAGTTGAAGGAACGCCGCAGTTAACAGAACATATCGCGATTAAGTGGGTAAATGTGCATGAATTGGATCAGCTAGCGTGGGCACCTGCCGACATTCCAGCAATAGAGAAATTAAAACAAACCTACCCAGCTCAAAGATAA
- a CDS encoding carbon-nitrogen hydrolase family protein produces the protein MTKSTKFKVAVVQAGSEIMDKEKGVAKTVCLIQEAATQQASIIVFPEAFIPAYPRGMSFGAVVGSRDSEGRKDFRQYWDNSITAPGPETQAIGKAAKQAGAYVVIGVIEKDSTGSQGTLYCTVLFFGPDGELLGKHRKLKPTGSERLIWGQGDGSTLPVFETPYGRLGALICWENYMPLARAAMYDKGIQIYVMPTADGRDTWTSTVRHVAAEGRCFVLSCNQYSTKSMYPEAISSRAEFQELPEEMSRGGSCIAGPLGELIVEPVYGEETILYAELDLDQIVEGQFDFDVAGHYARPDIFQLTVNEKAQKNVVWGN, from the coding sequence ATGACGAAATCCACTAAATTTAAAGTAGCTGTCGTCCAAGCCGGCTCTGAAATCATGGACAAAGAAAAAGGCGTTGCCAAAACAGTCTGCTTGATTCAAGAAGCTGCTACGCAACAAGCTAGCATTATCGTCTTTCCAGAAGCGTTTATTCCGGCTTACCCGCGTGGTATGTCATTTGGTGCAGTCGTTGGCAGCCGGGACTCGGAAGGCCGTAAAGATTTCCGGCAGTATTGGGACAACTCGATCACAGCACCCGGTCCTGAAACACAAGCAATTGGCAAAGCAGCGAAGCAAGCGGGAGCTTACGTCGTAATCGGTGTCATCGAAAAAGACTCGACCGGTAGTCAAGGCACCTTGTATTGCACGGTCTTGTTTTTCGGACCTGATGGCGAATTGCTGGGCAAGCACCGTAAGTTAAAACCGACCGGATCCGAGCGTCTCATTTGGGGACAAGGCGATGGCAGCACATTGCCAGTTTTCGAGACGCCTTACGGACGACTTGGCGCGTTAATTTGTTGGGAAAACTACATGCCGCTCGCGCGTGCCGCGATGTATGACAAAGGGATCCAGATTTACGTCATGCCAACCGCCGATGGACGAGATACGTGGACGTCAACGGTTCGACATGTAGCGGCAGAAGGTCGCTGTTTCGTATTGTCGTGCAATCAGTATTCAACAAAATCGATGTACCCGGAAGCTATTTCGTCACGGGCTGAATTTCAAGAGTTGCCAGAGGAAATGTCTCGCGGCGGAAGTTGCATCGCAGGACCTTTAGGCGAGTTGATTGTCGAACCAGTGTACGGGGAAGAAACCATTCTCTACGCCGAACTCGATTTAGACCAAATCGTCGAAGGTCAATTCGACTTTGACGTAGCGGGACACTACGCTAGACCCGATATTTTCCAGTTGACGGTCAATGAGAAAGCGCAGAAAAACGTGGTGTGGGGCAACTGA
- a CDS encoding DUF4181 domain-containing protein, with protein sequence MEVVMYMGLFVLVISYFLFSNVYLKKKRGIKRGSRSIFHEDKNRYVMILQGVIFIGFIYTCMYLIAELDFTELSLAVQISPLAGLFVLQIVVTGLEEWVLHRDKERYWYDWTETVFVGLIFALLLTTVG encoded by the coding sequence ATGGAAGTTGTGATGTATATGGGGTTATTTGTTCTTGTCATTTCTTATTTTCTTTTCTCGAACGTATATTTAAAGAAAAAGCGTGGAATCAAAAGAGGTTCAAGAAGTATTTTTCACGAAGACAAAAATCGTTACGTAATGATTTTGCAAGGAGTTATTTTCATCGGTTTTATTTACACGTGTATGTATCTAATTGCAGAACTAGATTTTACAGAACTTTCTTTAGCTGTCCAGATCAGTCCTTTAGCAGGTCTCTTTGTTCTCCAAATAGTTGTTACAGGGCTTGAAGAGTGGGTGCTCCATAGAGACAAAGAGCGCTATTGGTATGATTGGACTGAAACAGTATTTGTTGGACTAATTTTTGCTTTATTACTTACAACGGTAGGGTAA
- a CDS encoding glucose 1-dehydrogenase, translating into MARLQGKVAIITGAAQGMGASHAKKFIDEGAKVVITDLNVEKGEALAKELGDNALFIKQNVTNAEDWATVVAETEKAFGQVDVLVNNAGITMAKSILQTTEEEYRRIVDINQVSVFLGMKTVIPAMQKAGGGSIVNISSMNGLVGGAIGYTDTKFAVRGMTKAAALECANYGIRVNSVHPGVIATPMVVQEDTKAAVEAFSKTIPMKRVAQSEEVSNMVLFLASDDASYSTGSEFIIDGGLTAQ; encoded by the coding sequence ATGGCAAGATTACAAGGCAAAGTAGCAATTATTACGGGTGCGGCACAGGGCATGGGTGCATCGCATGCGAAGAAATTCATCGATGAAGGTGCAAAAGTGGTCATCACTGACTTGAACGTAGAAAAAGGCGAAGCGTTAGCGAAAGAACTTGGAGACAATGCATTATTCATTAAACAAAACGTGACAAATGCTGAAGACTGGGCAACAGTAGTAGCAGAAACTGAAAAAGCATTCGGTCAAGTAGACGTGTTGGTCAATAACGCGGGCATTACGATGGCGAAATCAATTTTACAAACGACAGAAGAAGAATACCGTCGCATTGTAGACATTAACCAAGTATCTGTATTCCTTGGCATGAAAACAGTTATTCCAGCTATGCAAAAAGCAGGCGGCGGTTCGATCGTCAATATTTCTTCTATGAATGGTTTAGTAGGAGGCGCAATTGGTTACACCGATACAAAATTTGCAGTTCGCGGCATGACAAAAGCAGCAGCACTTGAATGCGCAAACTACGGTATTCGTGTAAACTCTGTACACCCAGGCGTTATTGCAACTCCAATGGTTGTTCAAGAAGATACAAAAGCAGCTGTAGAGGCATTCTCGAAAACAATCCCAATGAAACGCGTTGCACAATCTGAAGAAGTTTCAAACATGGTCTTGTTCTTAGCTTCTGACGATGCAAGCTACTCTACAGGTTCAGAGTTTATCATTGATGGTGGATTAACAGCTCAGTAA
- a CDS encoding AI-2E family transporter produces the protein MERDQNKNALSQAASWFTKWVLNNKAVAILLVVLLILLNLLLLPKVSFIFQPFTAFFDVMGLPLIMAGVFYYLLNPLVDWMETKKFPRSASILIVFVVIAGLLAWGIATLIPIIREQTMSLLENWQDYLNTFVSQIDSLFQSNLLSQLQTQLTGGTESLSTSITDQADNVVGSTVTGLGSVFGVLSTTVLAIITTPFILFYLLKDGHHLPYHIMKLVPSKMREHSYLLLREMNLQISQYIRGQLLVAFFVGLMFWIGFSIIGLKYALTLGILAGVLNLIPFLGSFIAFVPIVIIAIVVHSPFMLVKVLIVFFIEQTLEGRVIQPLILGSNLQIHPVTIIAVLLTAGNLFGVFGVILGIPAYAVLKVILRHLFTWYQTYTGLYADDFNPAPKPIVSEKKKKKQLSLKRKLK, from the coding sequence ATGGAGCGGGATCAAAACAAAAATGCTTTAAGCCAAGCAGCTTCATGGTTTACAAAATGGGTCTTGAATAACAAAGCGGTCGCCATACTGCTTGTGGTGTTATTAATTTTATTAAACTTGCTACTCTTACCAAAAGTCAGTTTTATTTTTCAGCCATTTACCGCTTTTTTTGATGTCATGGGGTTGCCACTGATCATGGCAGGTGTTTTTTATTACTTGCTCAATCCACTTGTCGATTGGATGGAAACCAAGAAATTTCCACGATCGGCTAGTATTTTAATCGTTTTCGTAGTGATTGCGGGATTGCTCGCTTGGGGCATTGCCACATTGATTCCCATTATTCGAGAGCAAACGATGAGCTTACTCGAAAACTGGCAAGACTATTTAAACACATTTGTCTCTCAAATTGACAGCTTGTTCCAAAGTAATTTGCTGTCACAGCTGCAAACGCAGCTAACCGGCGGGACAGAAAGTTTGTCTACTTCAATTACTGATCAAGCAGATAATGTGGTTGGGTCTACTGTCACAGGTCTTGGCAGTGTATTTGGGGTATTGTCAACGACTGTACTTGCTATTATTACGACACCGTTCATTCTTTTCTATTTGCTAAAAGACGGTCATCACTTGCCTTACCACATCATGAAGCTCGTACCTTCAAAAATGCGCGAACATAGCTATTTGTTGCTCCGCGAGATGAACTTGCAAATTAGCCAGTATATACGTGGTCAATTGCTTGTTGCCTTTTTTGTTGGGCTGATGTTTTGGATTGGGTTTAGCATCATCGGCCTGAAATACGCATTAACACTTGGAATATTGGCTGGTGTGTTAAACCTCATTCCTTTTCTTGGTTCTTTTATCGCTTTTGTTCCCATTGTCATCATTGCCATCGTCGTCCATTCACCGTTTATGCTCGTTAAAGTACTAATCGTCTTTTTTATCGAACAAACATTGGAAGGACGCGTCATTCAGCCGCTTATTCTTGGCAGTAATCTACAGATTCACCCAGTCACCATCATTGCGGTCTTATTAACTGCAGGAAATCTCTTTGGTGTTTTTGGTGTCATTCTCGGGATTCCGGCTTATGCTGTTCTTAAAGTCATTTTGAGGCATTTGTTCACTTGGTACCAAACGTATACTGGACTGTATGCTGATGACTTTAACCCAGCGCCAAAGCCTATCGTTTCAGAAAAGAAAAAGAAAAAACAACTAAGCTTAAAAAGAAAATTAAAATAA
- a CDS encoding 2-hydroxyacid dehydrogenase, whose translation MKPKVYIARPISKQVEEYIGEHCDYKKWQGEGAIPLDVLMEEVKNVEGVLVQHAPITNELLDQAPHLKIVSNSAVGYDSFDLAAMKQHRVLGTHTPFVLDETVADLAMSLMLATARRVPELNNFVKQGKWNTQTKSQELFGIDVHHTTMGIIGMGRIGEKIARRARFGFEMDVLYNSRTPKPELEETYGIVYSELEALLKKSDFVVLIVPLTPETHHLMGEKQFAQMKNTAILINCARGAVVDESALVRALETGEIRGAGLDVFEQEPVLTDNPLLQMEQVVALPHIGSATEQTRAAMLMKAAENLVAGVTGGVPENVVKELQELLEE comes from the coding sequence ATGAAACCAAAAGTTTATATTGCTAGACCTATTTCAAAACAAGTAGAAGAATATATTGGCGAGCATTGCGACTATAAAAAGTGGCAAGGAGAAGGAGCGATTCCGCTAGATGTGCTCATGGAAGAAGTGAAAAACGTGGAAGGAGTGCTCGTGCAACATGCACCAATTACCAATGAACTGCTCGATCAAGCACCTCATTTAAAAATTGTCAGCAATTCCGCAGTCGGCTACGATTCTTTTGACTTGGCAGCCATGAAACAGCACCGTGTACTTGGTACACATACACCTTTCGTACTGGATGAAACGGTAGCGGATTTGGCAATGAGTTTGATGCTTGCCACTGCGAGACGTGTGCCTGAACTGAATAATTTTGTTAAGCAAGGAAAATGGAACACGCAAACAAAATCCCAGGAGTTGTTCGGCATCGATGTCCATCACACCACTATGGGCATTATCGGAATGGGCCGCATTGGTGAGAAAATTGCTAGAAGAGCCCGTTTTGGTTTTGAAATGGACGTTCTTTACAATAGCCGAACTCCAAAACCCGAGCTCGAAGAAACATACGGCATCGTCTACAGCGAGCTGGAAGCACTTTTGAAAAAATCCGATTTTGTTGTTTTGATCGTGCCACTGACTCCTGAAACTCACCATTTAATGGGCGAAAAGCAATTTGCACAAATGAAAAACACAGCAATATTGATCAACTGTGCGAGAGGAGCAGTCGTAGACGAAAGCGCTTTGGTCCGCGCTTTAGAAACAGGTGAAATTCGCGGGGCGGGACTTGACGTTTTTGAACAAGAGCCGGTTTTAACAGACAACCCCCTCTTGCAGATGGAACAAGTTGTCGCTCTGCCACATATTGGATCTGCCACAGAACAAACCCGTGCAGCCATGCTGATGAAAGCAGCAGAAAACTTAGTCGCAGGAGTGACAGGTGGAGTTCCTGAGAATGTGGTGAAGGAATTGCAAGAGCTGTTAGAAGAGTAG
- a CDS encoding RDD family protein, translated as MTMYRVTKKRAKALLIDSMIAATVSLGAELLLKKRIKSPFFHQIVSPSLVFWGLEYAQLRVNGQTVGQKAIGIALKDEAGGELSAEQILKHIVHRDTIGAFMYVKNRARYDRYKGEKYPHDLYAHTVVKEIE; from the coding sequence ATGACTATGTATAGGGTAACGAAAAAGAGAGCTAAAGCGTTGTTGATCGATTCGATGATTGCTGCTACTGTGTCATTGGGCGCAGAACTGTTATTAAAAAAGAGAATAAAAAGTCCGTTTTTTCACCAGATAGTTTCGCCTTCATTAGTTTTCTGGGGGCTTGAGTATGCGCAGCTACGAGTGAACGGGCAAACAGTCGGACAGAAAGCGATAGGTATTGCGTTAAAAGATGAAGCCGGTGGTGAGCTAAGCGCAGAACAAATTCTCAAACACATCGTGCACCGAGATACGATAGGTGCCTTCATGTATGTGAAAAATCGAGCACGCTATGATAGGTACAAAGGTGAAAAATACCCACATGATCTTTATGCGCACACAGTCGTTAAAGAAATAGAATGA
- a CDS encoding YhdH/YhfP family quinone oxidoreductase, with protein sequence MNPFKAIRVNEQDDQVTYGLEEITIDGLSEGEVLIKVAYSSINYKDMLAVQKNTGVIRNYPMTPGIDLSGTILESTDSRFTKGQEVVVTGFEMGMSHTGGFSEYARVPADWIVPLPSNLSLKDAMVFGTAGFTAALSIGALEKSGMDAANHPEILVTGATGGVGSIALQILSKMGYKNISALVRKENQVEVATSLGATNVVFADDLGELKKPLNKTRFDYVVDTVGGDITAVLIPQLAYDGSMSMCGNAGGLQITTTVLPFILRGVSLLGIDSVNVPIHKRGAIWEKMANEWNITQTTLTDEVTLEKLPQTIEAIKNGQHLGRTIVKL encoded by the coding sequence ATGAATCCGTTTAAAGCGATTCGAGTCAACGAACAAGATGACCAAGTTACTTATGGTTTAGAGGAAATCACGATCGATGGATTATCAGAAGGCGAAGTCTTGATCAAAGTTGCCTATTCTTCAATTAATTACAAAGACATGTTAGCTGTTCAGAAAAACACCGGCGTTATTCGCAATTACCCAATGACACCTGGAATCGATTTGAGCGGAACAATCCTTGAGTCGACAGATTCACGTTTCACAAAAGGGCAAGAAGTCGTCGTTACAGGGTTTGAGATGGGCATGAGTCACACAGGCGGTTTCTCGGAATACGCACGTGTGCCTGCAGATTGGATCGTCCCGTTGCCTAGTAACTTGAGCTTAAAAGACGCGATGGTCTTCGGAACAGCTGGATTTACTGCAGCACTGTCTATTGGTGCGTTGGAAAAGAGCGGGATGGACGCAGCGAACCATCCCGAAATTTTGGTTACCGGCGCAACAGGCGGAGTCGGCAGTATCGCACTTCAGATTTTATCGAAAATGGGCTATAAAAACATTTCCGCTTTGGTGCGCAAAGAAAACCAAGTCGAAGTTGCAACATCACTTGGCGCTACGAACGTCGTTTTCGCAGATGACTTAGGGGAATTGAAAAAGCCATTAAACAAAACGCGTTTCGATTATGTGGTCGATACGGTCGGCGGAGACATCACGGCTGTACTGATTCCTCAACTTGCTTACGACGGCAGCATGAGCATGTGTGGCAACGCTGGCGGCTTGCAAATCACGACAACGGTCTTGCCGTTTATCTTGAGAGGGGTAAGCTTGCTCGGCATCGATTCGGTGAACGTACCGATTCACAAGCGTGGAGCTATCTGGGAGAAGATGGCCAACGAATGGAACATCACCCAAACGACTTTAACGGATGAAGTAACGCTTGAAAAATTGCCTCAGACGATTGAAGCGATTAAAAACGGCCAGCATTTAGGAAGAACGATTGTGAAGTTGTAG